From the Desulfosarcina sp. BuS5 genome, one window contains:
- a CDS encoding MptD family putative ECF transporter S component: MIQSDSAAVNSDGMIMPEHLPKKRYWQVRELIVIGIFAALIKVSTLLIAIAGGSMNPVTLVLKNIVATSLLVVLLYKVRKFGVLTLFVMVSSVVSLLLMGGNMITVPGMLIAGLVCDCLIVVAGGYKRTWSLIAGIGLFDFLSRAITLGYSYLTFREEPKLFIMGVIVVTIGYLGCLLGLGSGVFFVKELKHAGIIRE; this comes from the coding sequence ATGATACAATCCGATTCGGCGGCTGTCAATTCTGATGGCATGATAATGCCGGAGCATTTGCCTAAAAAACGATACTGGCAGGTCAGAGAATTAATCGTAATCGGAATATTTGCTGCATTGATAAAGGTTTCGACTCTTTTGATTGCCATAGCAGGCGGTAGTATGAATCCGGTTACACTGGTTTTAAAGAACATTGTCGCAACATCTTTGCTGGTTGTGCTTCTCTACAAAGTCAGAAAGTTTGGCGTGCTTACCCTGTTTGTTATGGTCAGCAGTGTTGTTTCTTTGTTATTAATGGGCGGAAATATGATAACCGTGCCGGGGATGCTCATAGCAGGTCTTGTCTGCGACTGTCTCATAGTTGTTGCAGGCGGATACAAAAGGACATGGTCTCTTATCGCCGGTATCGGGCTGTTTGACTTTTTATCGCGGGCTATTACACTGGGCTATTCATATCTGACATTCAGGGAAGAACCAAAACTTTTCATTATGGGTGTTATTGTTGTAACTATTGGCTATTTGGGCTGCCTTCTGGGTCTGGGAAGCGGCGTCTTTTTTGTAAAGGAGTTAAAGCATGCAGGAATTATCAGGGAATAA
- a CDS encoding DUF4338 domain-containing protein, whose amino-acid sequence MESVITYRRRSVTRQNIATVRRIIESHPDKSRRFISQEVCREWNWRQSNGVLKDMICRSLLLLLESKGFIKLPARKCTPPNPLAKRKKTSWVIVDKTPVHCSVEDLFPIKLDQVRRTSFEKIFNGLVSEYHYLGYTQPVGEHLKYIAFSHNRPIACLAWGSAPWYIGARDRFIGWSKKIRENNLHLIANNLRFLILPWVQVPCLASYLLALNRHRLLQDWKTLYHHPVYLLETFVDTERYRGTCYKADNWICVGQTTGQGKLSKSKQPLLSKKAVYVYPLTKNFRRELCHDA is encoded by the coding sequence ATGGAATCAGTCATAACATATCGGAGGCGATCAGTCACCAGGCAAAATATAGCGACCGTCAGGCGGATTATTGAATCACATCCTGACAAAAGCAGACGCTTCATTTCTCAAGAAGTCTGCAGGGAATGGAACTGGAGACAGTCTAATGGTGTTCTTAAAGATATGATCTGCCGAAGCCTGCTGCTTCTTTTGGAATCAAAGGGTTTTATTAAACTGCCTGCCCGAAAATGTACCCCTCCCAACCCTCTTGCAAAGCGAAAAAAAACATCCTGGGTAATAGTCGATAAAACTCCTGTTCATTGTTCTGTCGAAGACCTGTTTCCTATAAAACTTGACCAGGTTCGCAGAACTTCTTTTGAGAAGATATTCAATGGTCTTGTAAGTGAGTACCATTATCTTGGTTATACTCAACCAGTTGGGGAGCATCTCAAATATATTGCATTTTCTCATAATCGCCCTATTGCGTGTTTGGCATGGGGGTCAGCGCCATGGTATATTGGAGCACGAGATCGTTTCATTGGCTGGAGCAAAAAGATTAGAGAGAACAATCTTCATCTAATCGCCAACAATCTCCGTTTTTTGATCCTGCCATGGGTTCAAGTCCCTTGTTTGGCATCATATTTATTGGCATTGAACCGTCATCGCTTGTTACAAGATTGGAAAACTTTATATCATCATCCGGTTTATCTGCTTGAAACCTTTGTTGACACAGAGCGCTACCGCGGTACCTGTTATAAAGCGGATAATTGGATCTGTGTGGGGCAGACAACCGGTCAGGGCAAGCTCAGCAAATCAAAGCAACCACTACTTTCCAAAAAGGCTGTTTATGTTTATCCCTTGACTAAAAACTTTCGCAGGGAGTTATGTCATGACGCATGA
- the tnpC gene encoding IS66 family transposase — protein MTHDEALALYNAGLKVTVKILCDLSNTIEFQEEQIKALEVKVAKLSKNSSNSSKRPSSDEITKPKNQKEGNRKIGGQPGHERHLRTPFTEDEINKTHPYILTVCPVCDGEVHIIDAPPRIIQQMELPELPIIKEEHRSYPVWCEKCQQIHYMPFPANIVKEGLFKERLTALVAYMKNVCHASFSTIRKFIRDVLGENVSRGYLRKVIEKVSQSLEAPYSELLNRLPFEEAVNVDETGHKENKDKFWTWVFKAEMYVLFKIDKSRGSKILIDVLGKEFNGVLGCDYFSAYRKYMKDFNVTIQFCIAHLIRDIRFLTTLPDKETKAYGEKLLDEVRNMFKVIHDRDNIIPEDFTNALEKAKARIITAALEDVPSRLNKDGKEEKREAKNMANRFRKHGKEYFEFITTPEIGPTNNVAEQAIRFIVIDRYVTHGTRSIKGRKSCERLWTVIATCALQGRSAFNFILEAVKAYFKNDPAPSLIPDTS, from the coding sequence ATGACGCATGATGAAGCATTGGCTTTGTATAATGCCGGGCTGAAAGTTACGGTCAAAATCCTGTGTGATTTAAGCAATACTATTGAATTTCAGGAAGAGCAGATAAAGGCTTTGGAGGTCAAGGTTGCCAAGCTTTCAAAAAACTCATCTAATTCCAGCAAACGCCCTTCTTCTGATGAGATCACAAAGCCAAAAAATCAAAAAGAAGGAAATCGTAAGATCGGAGGCCAACCCGGACATGAGAGGCATCTTCGTACTCCCTTCACCGAGGATGAGATAAACAAAACTCATCCATACATACTAACTGTTTGCCCTGTATGCGATGGGGAAGTTCATATAATTGATGCGCCTCCTCGTATTATCCAACAAATGGAACTGCCGGAGCTGCCGATAATCAAAGAAGAACATCGTTCGTATCCGGTATGGTGCGAGAAATGTCAGCAAATTCATTACATGCCTTTTCCTGCTAATATAGTCAAGGAAGGGCTCTTCAAAGAGCGCTTGACAGCCTTGGTTGCCTATATGAAAAATGTCTGTCATGCATCGTTTTCCACAATCAGAAAATTTATCCGAGACGTCCTTGGAGAAAATGTTTCCCGTGGATATCTGCGAAAAGTAATTGAAAAAGTAAGTCAGTCCCTGGAAGCGCCATACAGTGAATTGCTCAATCGTTTACCTTTCGAGGAAGCAGTAAATGTCGATGAAACCGGCCATAAGGAAAACAAAGACAAGTTTTGGACATGGGTTTTCAAGGCTGAAATGTATGTGCTGTTCAAAATCGACAAGTCCCGTGGATCAAAAATTTTAATTGATGTTTTGGGTAAAGAGTTCAACGGAGTACTGGGTTGTGATTATTTTTCGGCGTATCGCAAGTATATGAAGGATTTTAACGTTACTATACAGTTTTGTATCGCCCACTTGATTCGGGACATCCGGTTTTTAACAACTTTGCCAGATAAAGAAACAAAAGCATATGGCGAAAAACTTCTGGATGAAGTCCGAAATATGTTCAAGGTTATTCATGATCGTGACAATATAATCCCGGAAGACTTCACCAATGCTCTTGAAAAGGCTAAGGCAAGAATTATTACAGCAGCCTTGGAGGATGTTCCGAGTCGACTGAATAAAGACGGTAAAGAAGAAAAACGGGAAGCCAAAAATATGGCCAACCGATTCCGCAAGCATGGTAAAGAATATTTTGAATTTATCACAACTCCCGAAATAGGCCCTACCAACAATGTGGCAGAACAGGCAATCCGATTTATCGTAATAGATCGTTACGTAACTCACGGTACACGCAGTATCAAAGGACGAAAAAGTTGCGAACGGTTATGGACTGTAATTGCAACATGCGCATTACAAGGCCGATCAGCATTCAATTTTATATTGGAAGCAGTTAAGGCGTACTTCAAGAATGATCCCGCCCCATCCCTTATACCTGATACCTCATAG
- a CDS encoding pyridoxamine 5'-phosphate oxidase family protein, which yields MRKMTQEEINQALKQSKWATICSVTPEKSPYAIEATYFLYEENIIGFMINPKGTTAANVSVNPRVLVKITFTNKNLSRWAGISCFGTGSFIKDKEEILQGWEKLGAIMQTDYSKVAEKFCINPDRSPFFRVKIDSMTGRCSAKPGESFDFKMFE from the coding sequence ATGAGAAAAATGACGCAAGAAGAAATAAATCAGGCTCTGAAACAAAGCAAATGGGCAACCATATGTTCAGTAACACCGGAAAAAAGCCCGTATGCCATAGAGGCTACATATTTTCTTTATGAAGAAAATATTATAGGTTTTATGATTAATCCTAAAGGGACTACGGCGGCAAATGTCTCCGTAAATCCCAGGGTGTTGGTGAAAATCACCTTCACAAATAAAAATCTGTCCAGATGGGCGGGGATCTCCTGTTTTGGTACAGGTTCCTTTATTAAGGATAAAGAGGAGATTTTGCAGGGCTGGGAAAAATTGGGAGCTATTATGCAGACCGATTACAGCAAAGTCGCAGAAAAGTTTTGCATAAACCCTGACAGGTCGCCCTTTTTCAGAGTTAAGATAGATAGCATGACCGGTCGTTGCAGCGCAAAACCCGGCGAGAGTTTTGATTTTAAAATGTTTGAATGA
- the hutW gene encoding heme anaerobic degradation radical SAM methyltransferase ChuW/HutW gives MEWTPEAKEGLKKVPPFVKNMAQKGVEAYVRKKGMVTVTQEILEEAKDVLMGIGGRKNSKNSDLNIGYNRRQTMHLTDEQRFLANETDDPLHEAFDRKMAVHAMPKNDPIPNDQLQKRWSEAMSNKFEGQPVRTIYIHIPFCQGHCLFCGFYQNAYKPDLAKQYVNALIREMELTAKESFIKSKPFHAVYFGGGTPTALDAVDILRLVSTVKKLYPLTNDCEITFEGRFFNFDKDKIEAALEAGVNRFSLGVQTFDTQIRKSIGRKEPKEKLIETLTLIREMGKATAIIDLIYGLPGQTLEIWEKDINTYLSLDIDGCDLYQLNIFTGGPLEKSVSKKALPKPATLREQADYFVRGIEIMEAAHQRRLSLTHWANNARERSLYNIFSRGRSECLPLGSGAGGWLGNHMFFLEGDLKDYLAAVKADRKPVAMGFKGSEKNLLLKDISCQIELGYCDLKTLSLRHNLDILNSVGPLISQWEKVGLIRLSNGCLYLTRPGEYWAVNLAQILIYSLQL, from the coding sequence ATGGAATGGACTCCTGAAGCAAAAGAGGGTTTAAAAAAAGTGCCTCCGTTTGTTAAGAATATGGCTCAGAAGGGGGTGGAGGCTTATGTAAGAAAAAAGGGGATGGTCACTGTCACGCAGGAAATTCTTGAAGAGGCCAAAGATGTCTTAATGGGAATTGGTGGTAGGAAAAACAGTAAAAACTCAGATCTGAATATCGGTTATAACAGGCGCCAGACAATGCATCTTACCGACGAACAAAGATTTTTGGCTAATGAAACCGATGATCCTCTCCATGAAGCGTTTGATCGTAAAATGGCGGTTCATGCCATGCCCAAAAATGATCCTATACCGAATGATCAATTACAAAAACGCTGGTCAGAGGCTATGTCTAACAAGTTTGAAGGGCAGCCTGTACGTACCATCTATATCCATATTCCTTTTTGCCAGGGGCACTGTCTTTTTTGCGGGTTTTATCAAAATGCATATAAACCGGATCTTGCAAAGCAATACGTAAATGCACTTATACGCGAGATGGAACTTACAGCAAAGGAATCCTTTATCAAGTCTAAACCATTTCATGCCGTATATTTTGGTGGGGGGACTCCGACCGCTCTTGACGCCGTTGATATTTTACGACTGGTCTCAACTGTAAAAAAACTTTACCCCTTGACCAATGACTGTGAAATCACTTTCGAAGGACGGTTTTTTAATTTTGATAAAGATAAGATTGAAGCGGCCCTTGAAGCAGGTGTAAACCGTTTTTCTCTTGGAGTTCAGACATTTGACACTCAGATAAGAAAATCCATCGGCAGAAAAGAGCCCAAAGAAAAACTAATTGAAACATTAACTCTTATTCGTGAGATGGGCAAAGCAACTGCCATTATAGATCTTATCTATGGCCTTCCCGGCCAGACACTTGAAATATGGGAAAAGGATATCAATACATATCTTTCCCTTGATATTGACGGCTGTGATCTTTATCAACTGAATATTTTTACCGGCGGACCTCTGGAAAAATCGGTGTCGAAAAAGGCGCTGCCAAAACCGGCCACCCTGCGTGAGCAGGCCGATTATTTTGTTCGGGGTATAGAGATAATGGAAGCTGCTCACCAGCGACGCCTTTCCCTTACTCACTGGGCAAACAATGCCAGGGAAAGGAGCCTTTACAATATTTTTTCGCGTGGACGCAGTGAATGTTTACCGCTTGGTTCAGGTGCGGGTGGATGGCTTGGAAATCACATGTTTTTTTTAGAAGGTGATCTTAAAGACTATCTCGCAGCGGTCAAAGCAGATCGAAAGCCTGTTGCCATGGGCTTTAAAGGAAGTGAAAAGAACTTGCTGCTCAAAGATATTTCCTGCCAGATAGAGCTTGGTTATTGTGATCTTAAAACCCTGTCATTAAGGCATAATCTGGACATTTTAAACAGTGTCGGACCTCTCATCTCCCAGTGGGAGAAGGTAGGCTTAATAAGACTTTCCAACGGATGTCTTTATCTTACCCGGCCTGGGGAATACTGGGCGGTCAATCTTGCACAAATCCTTATCTATTCTCTTCAGTTGTAA
- a CDS encoding energy-coupling factor transporter transmembrane component T family protein gives MQELSGNNKTTYSDNCIRRLDARTKMAICLLSSVVVIVLKGVIPLTFLLAASLVYVLFQKRFGVLLICYGAVMLMGLIALFCIKIMAVFMPEMGQFDLSMFFVPFLRVVILLNVILALALSSKIQDILTSLRSLHLPLFIYLPAAVMIRFIPSFIDDIKLINQSLKIRGYRINPFTLTFRPFLTTRLLFVPTVIRALRASDELAVAAELKGVGYYERISYYKTNRFSGVDYFIGAVAIIFLSFACLLEYQARLFV, from the coding sequence ATGCAGGAATTATCAGGGAATAATAAAACAACATATTCTGATAATTGTATTCGAAGATTAGATGCCCGCACGAAAATGGCAATCTGCCTTTTAAGCTCGGTTGTTGTTATTGTCTTAAAGGGGGTTATCCCGCTGACTTTTCTTCTTGCTGCAAGCCTTGTCTATGTGCTCTTTCAAAAACGATTCGGTGTCCTGCTTATCTGCTATGGCGCTGTCATGTTGATGGGATTGATTGCCCTTTTTTGTATTAAAATTATGGCTGTTTTCATGCCTGAAATGGGTCAGTTTGATCTTTCAATGTTTTTTGTTCCCTTTCTTCGGGTTGTAATACTTTTAAATGTTATTCTGGCATTGGCCCTGTCTTCAAAGATTCAAGATATCCTGACTTCTTTAAGGTCTCTTCACCTGCCCTTGTTTATTTATCTGCCTGCTGCGGTCATGATTCGCTTTATTCCAAGTTTCATTGACGACATAAAGCTGATCAACCAGAGTCTTAAAATTAGAGGGTATCGTATTAATCCGTTCACTCTTACCTTCCGTCCGTTTCTGACCACAAGGCTGCTGTTCGTACCAACTGTAATAAGGGCATTGCGTGCTTCCGATGAACTGGCAGTAGCTGCGGAACTTAAGGGGGTCGGTTATTATGAAAGGATATCTTACTACAAGACAAACAGGTTTTCAGGTGTCGATTATTTTATCGGCGCTGTGGCCATTATTTTTTTATCCTTTGCCTGCCTGCTGGAATACCAGGCAAGGCTTTTCGTTTGA
- the gltB gene encoding glutamate synthase large subunit gives MKKLESKQSRSISETQGLYNPLFEHDNCGVGFVANIHGVGNHDIIKKGIQILHNLIHRGAVGGDDATGDGAGILLQIPHKFLKKECASLGINLSDSGTYGVGMIFMPRDTEFIDECRRIVERTVVSEGLALIGWRHVPVNSEAVSGQAYKSRPEVMQCFIDGSSLDAESLERKLYIVRRLIEKQGAGLSSEAGCFYITSMSCRTIIYKGMFTAPQLSGFYPDLHDTDMESALALVHQRYSTNTFPSWELAQPFRYLAHNGEINTLRGNLNQICSKESSFKSDLFGDEIKKLLPVINKNGSDSACLDNVLELLTNAGRSISHSMLMLIPEAWGVKYNIGPDLKGFFEYHSGIMEPWDGPAAVVFSNGVHTGAMLDRNGLRPARYTLTKNGLIVFASETGVLDIAPDEVAEKGALRPGDIIFVDFEKKRLLKNGEVKTLCARQQPYRRWVAENQITLRGFYGAVDRVEPDSKNLLQSQKLFGYTREELDFLLNPMATSGVEPTGSMGNDSPLAVFSEKNQLLYNYFKQLFAQVTNPPIDPVREELVMSLMTFMGNSGNILSETPGDSRLIKLKHPVLTNEDLKRLRKIKKPGFSCDTIHIGFPAGGSGRDLEEALESMCSLINKTLKSGNSIIILSDKELPEDMTPIPALLAVAAVNRRLIEKGARAETGLVVETGEAREIMHFVLLLGYGATAINPYLAFESIAEMAITGKISNNNDTAGAIENYIKAVCKGILKTMSKMGISTLRSYRNAQVFQAIGINSRIINKYFTDTVSTIEGIGLEEIAKEANLRHQNAYKTGPDKAAGILPSGGHYRFRKDGERHLWTPESLSTLQHAVRNNDYNTFRKYSDMINDQNEKQSTLRGLFKFKKRTPVPLDEVEPAEKIVQRFVTGAMSFGSISKEAHETIAIAMNRIKGKSNSGEGGEDPARYIPMENGDSRSSAIKQIASGRFGVTAQYLVNAKELQIKIAQGAKPGEGGQLPGHKVNAEIARVRHSTPGVTLISPPPHHDIYSIEDLAQLIFDLKNINPAADVSVKLVSEAGIGTVAAGVAKGRADKVLISGSDGGTGASPLSSIQHAGAPWELGLAETQQTLMQNGLRKRIRIQVDGQIKTGRDVIIGALLGAEEFGFATSILVTLGCVMMRKCHKNTCPAGIATQDVDLRNLFKGKPEYIVNFLHMVAKEAREYMAQLGFRKMDDLTGRADILEMNRAVDFWKAKGLDFSKIFYTHETDQVSPKRQIEPQPCDTENVLDRKLIADAQDALEGNKKVEISYPVHNYDRTVGAMLSGKIATLYGHEGLPHDTIICSFNGSAGQSFGAFAAKGLTIVLTGEANDYLGKGLSGGKIIVKPDKRASFNPSENIIAGNVLLYGATSGEAYICGKAGERFAIRNSGANAVIEGVGDHGCEYMTGGRVVVLGETGINFGAGMSGGIAYVYDPFQRFDDRCNLEMIDLELIREQEDIEELKTLIQKHHGYTGSKKAHEILINWEDSLPYFVKVFPMEYRKVLGKMSREDEATERQEVQDG, from the coding sequence ATGAAAAAATTGGAATCGAAGCAATCACGATCCATATCCGAGACACAGGGGCTTTATAATCCGCTGTTTGAACATGACAACTGTGGGGTGGGATTTGTGGCAAACATTCATGGTGTTGGGAATCATGACATAATTAAGAAAGGTATCCAAATCCTGCATAACCTCATCCACCGAGGTGCTGTGGGTGGTGACGATGCAACCGGTGACGGTGCAGGAATCCTTTTACAAATACCGCACAAATTTTTAAAAAAAGAATGCGCATCATTAGGCATCAATCTTTCAGACAGCGGAACTTACGGTGTCGGCATGATCTTTATGCCGCGAGATACAGAATTTATTGATGAATGCCGCCGTATAGTTGAAAGAACTGTTGTGTCCGAAGGCCTTGCCCTTATAGGATGGCGCCATGTTCCTGTAAACAGTGAAGCAGTTTCAGGGCAGGCTTACAAAAGTAGACCCGAAGTGATGCAGTGTTTTATTGACGGTTCTAGCCTGGATGCAGAGAGCCTTGAGCGTAAGCTATATATTGTTCGCAGACTGATCGAAAAACAGGGCGCCGGTTTATCTTCTGAGGCCGGATGTTTTTATATAACCAGCATGTCATGCAGGACCATTATATACAAAGGTATGTTTACAGCTCCCCAGCTTTCCGGCTTTTATCCCGATCTTCATGATACTGACATGGAAAGCGCTTTAGCACTTGTCCACCAGAGATACAGCACCAACACATTCCCGTCCTGGGAGCTGGCCCAGCCATTCAGGTATCTTGCGCATAATGGTGAGATAAACACACTGCGCGGCAATCTTAATCAGATCTGTTCAAAAGAATCATCTTTTAAATCCGATCTTTTCGGCGATGAGATAAAAAAATTGCTGCCTGTAATAAATAAAAACGGGAGTGATTCAGCATGTCTTGACAATGTACTGGAACTTCTTACTAACGCTGGAAGATCCATTTCCCACTCCATGCTGATGCTGATCCCTGAAGCATGGGGAGTTAAATATAATATAGGGCCGGATCTCAAAGGGTTTTTTGAATATCATTCAGGAATTATGGAGCCTTGGGACGGGCCGGCCGCAGTGGTATTCTCAAACGGCGTTCATACCGGAGCCATGCTAGATAGAAACGGACTCCGGCCCGCGCGCTATACTTTAACAAAAAACGGTCTTATTGTTTTTGCTTCAGAAACCGGTGTGCTCGATATTGCCCCTGATGAAGTAGCTGAAAAAGGTGCTTTAAGACCAGGAGACATAATTTTTGTCGATTTTGAAAAAAAACGACTCCTGAAAAACGGGGAGGTAAAAACGCTTTGTGCCAGGCAGCAGCCTTATAGAAGATGGGTTGCTGAGAATCAAATTACTTTGAGGGGTTTTTACGGTGCGGTCGACCGGGTTGAACCTGATTCTAAAAATCTGCTGCAAAGCCAGAAGCTTTTCGGATATACCCGTGAAGAGCTTGATTTTCTATTGAACCCTATGGCCACAAGCGGTGTGGAACCTACAGGCTCCATGGGAAACGACAGCCCCCTCGCTGTTTTTTCCGAAAAAAACCAGCTTTTGTACAACTATTTTAAACAACTTTTTGCGCAGGTGACGAATCCTCCCATAGATCCGGTGCGAGAAGAACTTGTTATGTCCCTTATGACATTCATGGGAAATAGCGGGAATATCCTTTCAGAAACTCCCGGAGACAGTCGCTTGATAAAACTGAAGCACCCTGTTTTGACCAATGAAGACTTAAAAAGGCTGCGAAAAATTAAAAAACCAGGGTTTAGTTGTGACACTATTCATATCGGGTTTCCTGCAGGCGGATCGGGAAGAGATCTTGAAGAAGCTCTTGAATCGATGTGCAGCCTGATAAACAAAACCTTAAAGAGTGGAAATTCGATTATCATTCTCAGTGACAAAGAATTGCCCGAAGATATGACACCGATACCGGCGCTTCTCGCAGTTGCAGCAGTAAACAGGAGGCTTATTGAAAAAGGAGCCCGCGCAGAAACCGGTCTTGTGGTCGAGACAGGTGAAGCAAGAGAAATTATGCATTTTGTACTGCTCCTCGGTTACGGAGCAACCGCAATAAATCCTTATCTGGCTTTTGAATCGATTGCTGAAATGGCTATTACCGGCAAAATTTCAAACAATAATGACACAGCAGGAGCAATTGAAAATTATATTAAAGCCGTTTGTAAGGGAATCCTTAAAACAATGTCAAAAATGGGTATATCAACCCTTAGAAGCTACAGGAATGCCCAGGTTTTCCAGGCCATCGGCATAAACAGTCGTATTATTAATAAATATTTTACAGACACCGTCTCTACCATTGAAGGTATAGGGCTTGAAGAGATTGCGAAGGAAGCGAATTTAAGGCATCAGAATGCATACAAAACAGGGCCGGACAAGGCCGCAGGTATCCTGCCTTCAGGCGGACATTACAGGTTTCGCAAAGATGGTGAACGGCACTTGTGGACGCCTGAGTCCCTGAGTACGCTTCAACATGCTGTCAGAAATAATGATTACAATACCTTCCGCAAATATTCGGATATGATCAATGATCAGAATGAAAAACAGTCGACCCTGAGAGGGCTGTTTAAATTTAAAAAAAGAACTCCCGTACCCCTTGATGAAGTGGAACCTGCTGAAAAAATTGTTCAACGCTTTGTAACCGGGGCAATGTCTTTTGGATCAATCAGTAAAGAAGCCCACGAAACAATAGCTATTGCCATGAACCGTATTAAAGGAAAAAGTAACAGCGGTGAAGGCGGTGAAGACCCTGCCCGCTATATTCCCATGGAAAACGGGGACAGCCGGTCAAGCGCAATAAAACAGATTGCAAGTGGAAGGTTCGGTGTAACCGCCCAGTATCTTGTCAATGCAAAAGAGCTTCAGATCAAGATCGCCCAAGGCGCAAAACCGGGTGAAGGAGGACAGTTGCCCGGGCATAAGGTAAATGCGGAGATAGCAAGGGTAAGGCATTCAACACCGGGTGTTACTTTGATTTCACCACCGCCCCACCATGATATTTATTCAATAGAGGATCTGGCCCAGCTTATTTTTGATCTTAAAAATATTAATCCAGCCGCCGATGTTTCAGTCAAACTTGTTTCAGAGGCAGGGATCGGAACAGTTGCAGCAGGCGTAGCAAAAGGACGGGCTGACAAGGTGCTTATAAGCGGCAGTGATGGAGGAACAGGAGCATCACCCCTCTCCTCTATCCAGCATGCCGGAGCGCCATGGGAACTGGGCCTTGCTGAAACCCAGCAGACGTTAATGCAGAACGGACTTCGGAAACGGATAAGAATCCAGGTGGATGGACAGATTAAAACCGGCCGGGATGTCATCATCGGCGCTCTTCTCGGGGCCGAGGAATTCGGATTTGCAACCTCCATCCTGGTTACATTGGGATGCGTAATGATGCGTAAATGCCACAAAAACACATGCCCGGCAGGAATTGCAACGCAGGATGTAGATCTGAGAAATCTTTTCAAGGGGAAACCTGAATATATCGTTAATTTTCTTCATATGGTAGCAAAAGAAGCCCGTGAATATATGGCTCAACTCGGATTCCGAAAGATGGACGACCTGACAGGAAGGGCTGATATACTTGAAATGAACAGGGCTGTAGACTTCTGGAAGGCAAAAGGACTTGATTTTTCAAAAATTTTCTACACACACGAAACTGATCAGGTTTCTCCCAAAAGGCAGATTGAACCGCAGCCGTGTGACACTGAAAATGTACTAGACAGGAAACTGATAGCAGATGCACAAGATGCCCTTGAAGGAAATAAAAAAGTTGAAATCAGCTATCCTGTCCACAATTACGATAGAACGGTCGGCGCAATGCTCTCCGGTAAAATTGCAACGCTTTATGGGCATGAAGGGCTCCCCCACGATACCATTATTTGCAGCTTCAATGGTTCAGCAGGCCAGAGTTTCGGTGCTTTTGCCGCCAAAGGCCTGACCATTGTACTGACCGGAGAAGCAAACGATTATCTCGGAAAAGGACTTTCCGGTGGAAAAATAATTGTAAAACCGGATAAAAGAGCCTCATTTAATCCTTCTGAAAATATCATTGCCGGAAATGTTCTCCTCTATGGCGCAACTTCAGGGGAAGCATATATCTGCGGGAAGGCTGGAGAAAGGTTTGCCATACGCAACAGTGGCGCAAATGCAGTCATTGAAGGTGTAGGAGATCATGGCTGCGAATACATGACAGGAGGAAGGGTCGTGGTTCTGGGCGAAACCGGCATAAATTTCGGGGCCGGTATGAGCGGGGGAATAGCTTATGTATACGATCCTTTCCAGCGTTTTGATGATCGCTGCAACCTCGAAATGATAGATCTCGAGCTCATAAGGGAGCAGGAGGATATTGAGGAGCTTAAGACGCTGATACAGAAGCATCATGGATATACCGGAAGCAAAAAAGCGCATGAAATACTAATAAACTGGGAGGATAGCCTCCCTTATTTTGTTAAGGTATTTCCTATGGAATACCGGAAAGTCCTTGGTAAAATGAGCAGGGAGGACGAAGCAACAGAAAGGCAAGAGGTTCAAGATGGGTAA
- a CDS encoding flavodoxin family protein yields the protein MKSLVVYSSRTGNTKKVAEAVYKALPDPKEIKKVEDAPPADGYDFIAMGFWIDKGTANATARKYMAKMKGKKVGLFGTLGAYPDSDHAKDCINNIKNLMKENDILGTFLCQGKVDPALIKMMEERMKDDPHHAMTPERKERLEEGKKHPDETDCLNAQKAFEAMVNKLNESGA from the coding sequence ATGAAAAGTCTTGTGGTATATTCGAGCCGGACAGGAAACACAAAAAAGGTGGCTGAAGCTGTATATAAAGCCTTGCCTGATCCAAAGGAAATCAAAAAAGTTGAGGATGCTCCGCCTGCGGACGGATATGATTTTATTGCAATGGGTTTCTGGATCGACAAGGGAACGGCAAACGCAACGGCTCGAAAATACATGGCCAAAATGAAGGGAAAAAAAGTTGGTCTTTTTGGAACCCTTGGCGCTTATCCTGATTCAGACCACGCAAAAGATTGTATTAACAATATAAAAAACCTGATGAAGGAAAACGATATTTTAGGAACATTTCTTTGCCAGGGCAAGGTAGATCCGGCTTTAATAAAGATGATGGAGGAGAGAATGAAAGATGATCCTCATCACGCAATGACGCCGGAAAGGAAGGAGAGGCTCGAAGAGGGCAAAAAACACCCTGATGAGACAGACTGCCTCAATGCGCAGAAAGCTTTTGAGGCTATGGTTAATAAACTTAATGAGAGCGGTGCATAA